The following are from one region of the Blastocatellia bacterium genome:
- a CDS encoding alcohol dehydrogenase catalytic domain-containing protein: protein MKVARLYKFNDVRVEEMPIPDVGPGDALVRTTACGICSGDVLDWYIEKKAPLVLGHEPVGVIVAVGPNVKDFAVGDRVFVHHHAPCTTCRYCRRGSYSMCATWRRSNIVPGGIAEFFLVPEHNLQQDTLKLPANVHDEDGVLIEPTACVVKSLRRAGLQTGDVVLIIGLGVMGLLHVLLAREYGAGTIIGADLVASRCQRALQLGADYVVNVSRENLIEWVHMITEGIMADVVIVGPGSLQAMQTGLACAGKGSTVLLFTPAAPQQMLAVEPYKLYMDEISLVASYSCGPDDTREALALVQKGVVRAEKLVTHRFTIEETPLAYRAMAAAQETIKAIITFPNARQAGTSG, encoded by the coding sequence TTGCGCGACTCTACAAATTCAACGATGTCCGCGTTGAGGAGATGCCTATCCCTGACGTTGGCCCTGGCGATGCGCTGGTGCGCACCACAGCATGTGGTATTTGCTCCGGCGATGTGCTTGATTGGTACATCGAAAAGAAAGCGCCGCTGGTGCTTGGTCATGAGCCAGTCGGTGTGATCGTCGCCGTAGGGCCCAACGTGAAGGATTTTGCCGTTGGCGATCGTGTGTTCGTACACCACCATGCGCCGTGCACAACCTGCCGCTACTGTCGCCGAGGCTCCTACAGCATGTGCGCGACGTGGCGCCGGTCGAACATTGTGCCCGGCGGCATTGCCGAGTTTTTCCTCGTTCCCGAGCACAATCTGCAACAGGACACGCTCAAGCTGCCGGCCAACGTCCATGATGAAGATGGCGTATTGATTGAACCGACGGCCTGCGTCGTCAAGTCACTTCGCCGGGCCGGTCTTCAAACTGGAGATGTGGTGCTCATCATTGGATTAGGTGTGATGGGGTTGTTGCATGTGCTGCTGGCGCGAGAGTACGGAGCAGGGACGATCATCGGCGCCGATTTAGTCGCGTCCCGTTGCCAGCGGGCGTTGCAGTTGGGCGCTGATTACGTGGTCAACGTGTCGCGGGAAAATCTGATCGAATGGGTTCACATGATCACCGAAGGCATCATGGCTGACGTGGTGATTGTTGGGCCGGGCAGCCTGCAAGCGATGCAAACCGGCCTAGCCTGCGCAGGGAAGGGCAGCACCGTGTTGCTTTTCACGCCGGCTGCGCCGCAGCAGATGCTGGCCGTCGAACCATACAAGCTCTACATGGACGAAATCAGTTTGGTCGCCAGTTATTCTTGTGGCCCTGACGATACTCGTGAAGCGTTGGCGCTTGTGCAGAAAGGCGTGGTGAGAGCCGAAAAGCTTGTGACCCATCGGTTCACCATCGAAGAGACGCCGCTGGCCTACCGGGCTATGGCCGCTGCGCAAGAGACGATTAAAGCGATCATCACCTTCCCGAACGCGCGTCAGGCCGGGACCTCAGGCTAA
- a CDS encoding TonB-dependent receptor: MKLLLNVISMNCQDARSVVQQPSGPRISTTDFYQLGTSFNARRVSLSADLFLIDRSNEQVYIPDDGSIEFQGPSRAYGVEAKTSIQITRHLAFNAGLTRVGNAFFRGTSPRVYVDSAPHVVSNAALTLSDWHGFSGSLRFRYINSYRLDGEDPGIRASGLSVLDFSLVKRIRRWLDVNLAVDNLTDKVYYEMQNYFESRLRPGDPIIARIHGTPGYPITVTVGLTFRLFAKD, encoded by the coding sequence ATGAAGCTATTACTGAACGTGATCTCGATGAATTGTCAGGATGCGCGAAGCGTCGTGCAACAGCCTTCCGGCCCCAGGATCTCCACCACCGATTTCTACCAACTCGGAACCTCCTTCAATGCGCGACGGGTTTCTTTGAGCGCCGACCTGTTCCTCATTGATCGCTCGAATGAGCAAGTCTATATTCCCGATGACGGAAGCATCGAATTCCAAGGGCCGAGCCGGGCGTATGGAGTTGAGGCGAAAACGTCTATCCAAATCACGCGCCACCTGGCCTTCAACGCCGGGCTAACCCGCGTCGGGAATGCCTTCTTCCGGGGCACGTCGCCACGAGTCTATGTGGACAGTGCGCCGCACGTTGTCTCCAATGCTGCCTTGACGCTCAGTGACTGGCATGGCTTCAGCGGCTCACTGCGATTTCGTTACATCAATAGCTACCGATTGGACGGCGAAGATCCCGGCATTCGCGCTTCTGGTCTCAGCGTGCTGGACTTCAGTTTGGTCAAGCGAATCCGGCGCTGGCTGGATGTCAACCTGGCGGTGGATAATCTCACGGACAAAGTTTACTACGAGATGCAGAATTATTTCGAATCGCGGCTACGACCCGGCGATCCGATCATAGCGCGGATTCATGGCACGCCCGGCTACCCGATCACGGTGACGGTTGGATTGACCTTCCGCTTGTTCGCCAAGGATTAG